The Xenopus tropicalis strain Nigerian chromosome 1, UCB_Xtro_10.0, whole genome shotgun sequence DNA segment TCAGATTGTTTTCTTTAcaaagttgggatcaagtacaggtactgttttattattacagagaaaagggaatcatttaaccattaaataaacccaatagggctgttctgcccccaataaggggtaattatatcttagttgggatcaagtacaggtactgttttattattacagagaaaagggaatcatttaaccatgaaataaacccaatagggctgttctgcccccaataaggggtaattatatcttagttgggatcaagtacaggtactgttttattattacagagaaaagggaatcatttaaccattaaataaacccaatagggctgttctgcccccaataaggggtaattatatcttagttgggatcaagtacaggtactgttttattattacagagaaaagggaatcatttaaccattaaataaacccaatagggctgttctgcccccaataaggggtaattatatcttagttgggatcaagtacaggtactgttttattattacagagaaaagggaatcatttaaccattaaataaacccaatagggctgttctgcccccaataaggggtaattatatcttagttgggatcaagtacaggtactgttttattattacagagaaaagggaatcatttttaaaaatgtgaattatttaattaaaatggagcctatgggagacgggcttaattcagaactttctggataatgggtttccggataaggggtccaatacctgtacttacttgGTTCAGTTTTAGATACACATTAGGCCTCATCACTCCTGGTAAATCCTTATTGGAATCGGAGGGAAACATCCCTCCCTCTGCCAATGCAACATAGACTGCTGCCCCTTTGGGAAAGCTGGATTATTTTCAGGGAAGAAATATAACTGGGATGAGGACTATTCCATAACTTCTGGGGGTTAGAGGTAAGATGACAGAACTTATTGGCACCTTTCATGGCATCTTGTACCATTCAGCTGGTGTCACATGCTGCACCTTGGTGTTCTTAGCCAATAAGAGAGCAGCTCTTCCACAAATTGTTATATCTTAGCTACAATTAGCTGAGTGACCTCTCTAGAGGTAGAAGGGCCTGAAAATGTACCTTCTCGTGAAGTAGGTAGAAAATCCGCCCATGTGGAATCTGCACAACACACACCTTACATGGGGGTGCATCAGGAAGAGCAGCCATCTTGTGAGCCAATGAGGCCTGACTTCGTTGTTCTTTGATTGGCCAATAATCACAATACACTCACCTTTTGGCTAATCTTTAAAGAAGCTGAAAAACACAGCAATTCCATTGGTGCATAATAGAGAGAACATGGCTGTGAGGGTTTTGATGGAGCCCAGCAGGAGCACTGCTGCACAAAGGGGACCAGGTTCTGAGAAGGGACTATGGTGCTTACAATAAATCTAAATTCTAATTTTGCATATCCAAATTAAAGGCAAACTGCcccaaaaaattattatttaaataaaaccttGCCTTCCGTCGCAATATTGGCACAAACAACATTTCAGGTGCACACTGACCCTTCAACGTGGATCTGaaacactgctgtgtctgtgtcCATAATGTCTGTTTAAAGTCACATGGCAACAAGGGTTTCGGCGCAATGGGGTTAAGTTTGGGGGACCAGGAGGAATTTACTGGTCccgtttaaaaacaaaaatcttagaggttgctatgggttactgcccctgagcaaacttagcagcttttattacataggggTTGGGGTATTGGGCAGAATCCTGCTTCGGCGCAACCCTAGCAAAGTATTTAGTGATGGCAGCGAATAAAGTGAAAAGGCTTCGGCCTTCAGCCGCCCTTAGGGGTGAGAATATGCAGAATATAAGGCAAAACAGGGGACTTTTATTAGAAGGAAGTGCATTTAATGGCTTTGTAGCTTCTGctgaatagaaataaatacagtaacaaaACAGGAGGGTGAAGAGAGCAGTACAGAGCGGTGGGAACCATAATGCTACAGGCTCGTTCCTCCTACACCGCTGGAACAGGGTTACACACAACTCATGGAACAACCGTCTTTAAGTCACACCATATGGGACAATAAGTGCCAAACTGTACCGCAGCCCCAGAGCAATGGCCGCCACTCGCTTCCAACACCTTCCAGGTTCATGTTCCCTCCTGCAGTCGGTCGGGAGTCACGAGCTGCACAACAGTTCATCATTCTCTGTACTTCAGTGAAACTGGGATGTTCCTGCCCCATTTCCAACCCAGTGGCGCAGTGACCTAGGGGTTTCAGTGGTGATGTGGTCTCCCCCGGCCGCGCCCAGCTGGAGCGCCATCCATTGAGGATCGTGGGTTCTTGATGGTCTCGTCCACAGACAGGACGAGACAGGCAGCTTCAGAAGCAGCGGTCAGTGCATTGATTCTCACAATGGCCGGCTCCCACACACACGCGTCAAAGTTATCCGCTATGTCTTCATTGTTAACATCGACACCGTACCACATTCCTCCCTGAAAATATCCCCAGCATTAAGCACAATTCCAAACAGCATCGCCTAAAGTAATAGTTATCTGTCTGCACAACCCAACCCCGGCTAACGAAGGCTTCCTTCTAATAGgcatgggataatgtaccccctactgtaaatgataaggatattagcagtcactgaggggttctgtgaccatataaaggcacaaggctgcaggctgagttatacagggaactctgagtatcactcatgtattctaagggataatgtaccccctactgtacattataaggatattagcagtcactgaggggttctgtgcccatataaaggcacaaggctgcaggctgagttatacagggaactctgagtatcactcatgtattataagggataatgtaccccctactgtaaatgataaggatattagcagtcactgaggggacTGAGTTATAAAGGGAGTATCTTTTGTGTACCCtctactgtatattttacatattttttatatctCCCTTGTTCAGTTCCACGACCCAGTGAATTTCAAGTAAACAGGTATAAGGTGACAAAGATCAAATAGTAAGATTTAAGAGTCCCAGGAAACACtattaatatgattttttaatacaatatttcCGTGACTGCAGTCCCTTAGGCTTACCTGGGCATGCTTTGCTCTCAGCTTGTTCAGGATGTTGGTGGCATCGAAGCCGGCATTGTCACACAGCTGGCGAGGGATTATTTCTAAGGCCTTGGCATAGGATCCAATCAGAAGCTGCTGTTTGCCGGGGATAGTCCTGGAGTAATCCCGCAGGTACTTGGAAAGCTCCATCTCAATGGCTCCTCCACCAGCAACAACTGAATCATTCTACAAACAAATAGAGGCGTCAGTTGGAGGCTCCAGAGCACATGAAAATAGTGAGTTCTGGCACTGCACGTGATAAaattaggtctagtaacccacggcaaccaatgGTTCTGTTGTGATTGGCTTCCTAAGGAGCAGAGTCCTACCTTAATCGCTCTCCGTACAATCATAATGGCATCATGCAGTGATCGTTCTgtctcctccatgaactgttcaGCTCCGCCGCGCAGAATGATCGTGCAAGTCTTGGCCTTTGGGCAGCCAGTAAAAAAGTTGTACCTGCAGGGAGCAAAACCAGACATTTGTATTTTCCTGTACAATCCAGCCAAACCAATCAGGAACCCAATGGAATTCACATATAAAGGCCCTATGTAAATGCCTTCCTGCAACAAGAATGGTCACATGTGAATTTGGTTAATGCATTCTATTTACATGCTGCCCATAGGGCATAGGGGCATGAAGGTTCCATTTTTCACACTGGCATAATAAAGCCTTACCTCTCCCCTCCAACCTGCGCCTCCTCAAACAAAGCACAATGACCCAGCACATCGTCGGTCAAGGCATTGACACTGGTCTGTATGGAGCCTCCGCAGGCCTGAAAATAATAAgaaacacacattatatatatatatatatatatcccacaaCCTTTTTTTTAGCCCAATACACTGAGGCTGTGCATCGCTGACAGAATCCCCTGCTCTTATTGGTTGTAACAGACTACTAACACACAGCATGACTGGGTTGTGTTGAGTAGGATATAATGTTTGGTTTAGGTATAACATTGGCATTACAGGGGTAAGCAACctttgcaaccaggcagtggtttaactaAAAGTATAAGAGACAAGCTGTAACCAAGCTCTGTAGATGAGAGAACATTAACGTTACACAGGGGAGCGCTGCACATAAACCTTACCATCATCGTCCTCTTGAGGTCCTCCTCTGGGACTCTCCCTGCACAGAACAGGTCTCTGTCGGCAAAATACTGGGTGGCAACATCCCCGATGGGCAGTTTGGAGAGAACGACTTTGGCTCCGGACTTGTAAATCTTCTCCAGTTTATCATAGAGAATGTTCCACTCTGCATCTACAATTGCCTGGTAATCCTACACAGGGCACACAAAGAACACAGACTATTAACCGAGAAATACAGCACCAAATGGCACAAAATAGACATGAAGATCAGTCTCTTCACATATACACTGTCCATATGTAGATCTTGGACCTCCCCAAGGCTTTCAGTTGCTggtaaacacaggcagcactgtcaGAGTAAGAAAGAGCTTCTCTCATCTGTGAGATGGAGAATGAGCCTGATGGAGGTGACAGATGGAAAACGTACCAGACAAGTGATTTTGGAAGGGACTGGTGCTAGGAACACGTAATGCCAGGTGGGGAAATACACTGGGTGGAAGGGAAAAAAAGCCTAGTAGGAGCCAGGGAAAAGTGGAACCAATGGAGGGCTGGAGAGGAGGGAAAACCTACTCCAGGTCAGAGAAAGAAGTCCAAAATTGCTGTGGCTAATGGATGGAAGTTCTTAGGAAATAGCCAGGTACCTAACCACCACCTGCTTCCTGTCTTCAAACTAGAGGCAATGAAACAATATATGGAAGAGGCCTATGGAGAATTGGGGGTAGAACCCTGAGGAGAAAGCCAGCAAAAAGTCTGGAGTGGGGTCGGGGCTGAGCCAAAGTCACTCTTAAAAAGAAAACCTAAAGATATTTACTCTATGTATCCCTATCCAGGGAAATTGATGTTGACCCTTACAGATCTTTAGAACCCAGCTCCAAATGAAACTTCACCCTACCTGTCACCTTTAATAGCACCAAAAGGGGCAGAATGTATTGGAAGAGATGTGTTACACAACATAGAAATGCTCCCTCTAAGGCCTGACCCCTATCCAAAATTACTGGGAGGTTGTGCAGTAGAAGGGCAAGTAGTATCCGTTGTCCCGTAACTGCActgtcaccaagaaaaccatgtTTGGCAGTGGGAGAAATGGCCGCTGTGGCATTATTACCTCTATGTTGCTGACCCGGACCTCAGCGTTATCCTTCTCTGCCTTTAATTCCAGCTCGACGTTCAGAAGAGAGATCTTTGGGGACTCGTATTTCTTGGGCTGCATTTCAAAGCCTGCGTAGGAGAAGGTTTTCTTGAAGGCGACTCCCGCCACAAGGTGAGAATCCTGCAGGGAGAAAGGAAAGCCACTGAGACCACTGAAGTGAATAGAAGAGACCAGCATGcttcataattattattaacatttatttataaagcgccaacatatcccgcagcgctgtacaataagtgggttacatacattggacatacagagtaacatataaagcaatcagtaaccgatacaggaggtgaagagggccctgcccaaaagagcttacataaTGGAAAAGGAATATGGCAGACAGTTCCCACCTATATGTGCCAGAGTTCTCCTCACACTATAACTCAGTCACGCCAACCCAGTCCAATTTTGAGCGAGGCTGTACTACAATACTGGGGTGACTATGGCAGAACCCAGAAAGCAGATGACAAATTTGCAGCGTTCCAATGTAATTCCTGCTCAGTAACATCACTCACCTCCAATGCTCCACCCTGGACCTTCTTGATCCCGATCATTTTCAGCTGCAGCAGGTCATCCAATAAGGAGACAGCATCCACTACCATTTTAGCAAAGAAATCTTTCTGCAGGGCAATGAGCTTGGAGCTGAGGGCAGTTGCTGCACACTTTTCCAGCAGGAGGCGCTGTTCTCTAGATAAAGGAAACAGATGTGAAAATTTCATGTCTGCTAATAGCAATGAGAACAAAATACCCCAATAATTACACATCTATCCCTAGAGGAAAGAGTAACTAGGGAGTATCCAATTCTGAACAACCTGATATAGAGCTGGTGTGCTGTACCTGTTTCTAggttgctctctttcccatggtcacaaAGTaaccaccccctgggtaagtgactcTAACCATGCCCAGTGCTTACACAGACACAGAGCTCTGATTCTAAgggtgctactagtagcagctactttttcattgctactaaacaccagaaaatcccctgccatagacaatactgagaattgcctctgaaaaaacacaagtagagacagttatcagtaaatgatcagtctTAGAACTTCCAGCCCCATCCCATGACAAGGCAAGAACCcaccctgggtaagtgaatccaaccTCCCCCAGCACCTTCCCAGGTACAGAACTCTGATAAAGAGCATAGTCTAGTGGGAACTATATCATATACTTACTCTTTATCTTCTTTCTTCACAGTGACTGCAATTTCCCTTATCTTACCGACAGCCTGGAGGCAAGAGAAAACACGATTAATTATTCCAAGCAGTGACCCACATGGCAAAGGgaataaatactataaatatgATGGCCAATAAGGTCTATTTGCACTTGTTGggttagagtaaaaaaaaaaaagaaacacaacatCTGACTTCAAATAAGGCCCAAAAGACATAGTAAAATCACCGATTTATAACTAAGTTATATAACTTACAAATAAGTTATATAACTTACAAATACTATTTAATTCTCACTGGTAGGTGCCACCGACTGGCGCACAAAACACTAATCCCTAGAGAAATACCATTGGATACTCACAAGCTGTGTGGCGGTGCGGTAAGCGCGGATGATGATCTGAGGGTGGAGTCCCTCCTCCACATAGGGCTTCACCTGTTTCATAAACTCAGCGGCCAGCAGGGTAACAGAGGTGGTGCCATCGCCAACCTGAAACAATATGTAGTTATATACAGGCTGTTCCTCTGCAGAATCAGCAGCGCAATGGCACAACCGTAGCTCAGCAAAATACAGTCATGAACAGGCTCGGTAACAGCAGGAATCCAGAGCTCTCCCTGCCGGAACATTTGCTGCACTATCCCTGTACCCCAGTACCGCACCAAAACCAGAGCACTATCCCTGTACCCCAGTACCGCACCAAAACAAGAGCACTATCCCTGTACCCCAGTACCGCACCAAAACCAGAGCACTATCCCTGTACCCCAGTACCGCACCAAAACCAGAGCACTATCCCTGTACCTCAGTACCGCACCAAAACCAGAGCACTATCCCTGTACCCCAGTACCGCACCAAAACCAGAGCACTATCCCTGTACCCCAGTACCGCACCAAAACCAGAGCACTATCCCTGTACCCCAGTACCGCACCAAAACCAGAGCACTATCCCTGTACCCCAGTACCGCACCAAAACCAGAGCACTATCCCTGTACCCCAGTACCGCACCAAAACCAGAGCACTATCCCTGTACCCCAGTACCACACCAAAACCAGAGCACTATCCCTGTAATGAAAGCAGGTCCCACACGGGCTCATTTGCAGCACTGTCCCTGTATTGAAAACAAGGTTCCGCCACCCACACCTGCCTACTTGCCGCACTATCCCTGTACTGATAGGAAGGCTCCCTCACTTGCCGCACTATCCCTGTACTGATAGGAAGGTTCCCTCACTTGCCGCACTATCCCTGTACTGATAGGAAGGTTCCCTCACTTGCCGCACTATCCCTGTACTGATAGGAAGGCTCCCTCACTTGCCGCACTATCCCTCTACTGATAGGAAGGCTCCCTCACTTGCCGCACTATCCCTGTACTGATAGGAAGGTTCCCTCACTTGCCGCACTATCCCTGTACTGATAGGAAGGCTCTCTCACTTGCCGCACTATCCCTGTACTGATAGGAAGGTTCCCTCACTTGCCGCACTATCCCTGTACTGATAGGAAGGTTCCCTCACTTGCCGCACTATCCCTGTACTGATAGGAAGGTTCCCTCACTTGCCGCACTATCCCTGTACTGATAGGAAGGCTCCCTCACTTGCCGCACTATCCCTCTACTGATAGGAAGGCTCCCTCACTTGCCGCACTATCCCTGTACTGATAGGAAGGTTCCCTCACTTGCCGCACTATCCCTGTACTGATAGGAAGGCTCTCTCACTTGCCGCACTATCCCTGTACTGATAGGAAGGTTCCCTCACTTGCCGCACTATCCCTGTACTGATAGGAAGGTTCCCTCACTTGCCGCACTATCCCTGTACTGATAGGAAGGTTCCCTCACTTGCCGCACTATCCCTGTACTGATAGGAAGGTTCCCTCACTTGCCGCACTATCCCTGTACTGATAGGAAGGCTCCCTCACTTGCCGCACTATCCCTGTACTGATAGGAAGGCTCCCTCACTTGCCGCACTATCCCTGTACTGATAGGAAGGTTCCCTCACTTGCCGCACTATCCCTGTACTGATAGGAAGGCTCCCTCACTTGCCGCACTATCCCTGTACTGATAGGAAGGCTCCCTCACTTGCCGCACTATCCCTGTACTGATAGGAAGGCTCCCTCACTTGCCGCACTATCCCTGTGCTGATAGGAAGGTTCCCTCACTTGCCGCACTATCCCTGTACTGATAGGAAGGCTCTCTCACTTGCCGCACTATCCCTGTACTGATAGGAAGGCTCTCTCACTTGCCGCACTATCCCTGTACTGATAGGAAGGTTCCCTCACTTGCCGCACTATCCCTGTACTGATAGGAAGGTTCCCTCACTTGCCGCACTATCCCTGTACTGATAGGAAGGCTCCCTCACTTGCCGCACTATCCCTGTACTGATAGGAAGGTTCCCTCACTTGCCGCACTATCCCTGTACTGATAGGAAGGTTCCCTCACTTGCCGCACTATCCCTGTACTGATAGGAAGGCTCCCTCACTTGCCGCACTATCCCTGTACTGATAGGAAGGTTCCCTCACTTGCCGCACTATCCCTGTACTGATAGGAAGGCTCCCTCACTTGCCGCACTATCCCTGTACTGATAGGAAGGTTCCCTCACTTGCCGCACTATCCCTGTACTGATAGGAAGGCTCCCTCACTTGCCGCACTATCCCTCTACTGATAGGAAGGCTCCCTCACTTGCCGCACTATCCCTGTACTGATAGGAAGGTTCCCTCACTTGCCGCACTATCCCTGTACTGATAGGAAGGCTCCCTCACTTGCCGCACTATCCCTGTACTGATAGGAAGGCTCCCTCACTTGCCGCACTATCCCTGTACTGATAGGAAGGTTCCCTCACTTGCCGCACTATCCCTGTACTGATAGGAAGGCTCTCTCACTTGCCGCACTATCCCTGTACTGATAGGAAGGTTCCCTCACTTGCCGCACTATCCCTGTACTGATAGGAAGGCTCTCTCACTTGCCGCACTATCCCTGTACTGATAGGAAGGCTCCCCCCCCCCGCCGCACTATCCCACCTACCCATTTGCTACATTACCCTGACAATAAAGATTCTGGGCCCTGAGTGTTTAGCACATTCACCTCTGCATCCTGTGACTTGGCAATGTCCACAAGCGTCTTTGCTGCCGGATGAACCACATCAAGGAGCTTCAGGATTGTGGCACCATCGTTTGAAATTGTGGCTTTGcctgaagaaaaaataaataaataaagggaattACTAAACACCCACTTACAGCACCCTGAATAGCTCCCAGCAGCCTgagtaactcccagcacccctgacAGATAAAGGCTTGTCAGACCAATCATTTCCCTATGGCTTTCGATGCAGATATTCCCTATGGCCAATAGATGGCCCTATTCCTCTAAGGCAGGGCTCGCACACTAACTGCCCCCAGAATAAAGTGCATGTATGGCAGGTAGGTGTATAGCAATGGCACAGGGATCTGCACGCTGGCCAATCAGAAGGGTGGCACGCATGTACGGTACCTAATACACAAGGTGAGTTACCATATAGTGCCCAGGGCAGAAACGTGGCTCctggggaaccccccccccccgactcccTAATACTCCCCTTACCTCTGTCATCAACGATGAGTTTATCCATCCCCCGGGGCCCCAGGGTGGTGCGCACCGCCTCGGCAATCACCTGGCAGGCATTGATGTTGCTCACCAGCTGCGGCACCCCCTGGGAGGTGTCTGTGCCCTCTTTGAGCAGGATAACGGGTGTGGGCTGCAAGAGAGAACATCAGTAGGGTGAGTCCCACCCTGAGCACCCATTCAGTGACTGACAGGAGGGTGCGGGGTCCCTATGCTAACAGCGGCCTTGGGAAATCCAAACCACTAGCAGAGAGTGGCACAGCTGGGTGGCACCGGTGCCGTCCCCGGGCTGGATCTGGTGCCCTCCCCTGGCTGGATTTGGGCCCTCCCCTGGCTGGATCTGGCCCCCTCCCCGGGCCGGATCTGGCCCCCTCCCCGGGCCGGATCTGGCCCCCTCCCCGGGCCGGATCTGGCCCCCTCCCCGGGCCGGATCTGGCCCCCTCCCCGGGCCGGATCTGGCCCCCTCCCCGGGCCGGATCTGGCCCCCTCCCCGGGCCGGATCTGGCCCCCTCCCCGGGCCGGATCTGGCCCCCTCCCCGGGCCGGATCTGGCCCCCTCcccgggccggatttggccccctcCCCGGGCCGGATCTGGTTCCCTCCTGAAACCCATTCTAAACTGCCCCACAGAGGTTTCCCTAACAGCCTTCATGGCTCATGGGGACAGGGATGTCTCCCCAATGGGCAAGTGATTATGACCAACTGCAACCTGCCTGACAAATGTGCCTTTCCCCTCACAAGAGAAAGTTACGTTAAGGTTCCCAGAGATCAAGAGTTGGTCTTGAAAATCCCAGCAGGAAAAACAGACTCTGGTACCAGCTATGGGCCGCCCAGTGGTACTGTAGCACCCGGGATGTACTGGGGCACTGCTAATGTCCAGGATCTGCCAACCTATACTGGTCCCCAGTACTGGCCAAGGTCTGACAGGGATCACTGAGACACTGGCACTGCCCAAGGGATGAACAACACATAGAAGTGTTTTCAATGCACAGTAGCAATGGCAGTGCCCACGGTCTGACCGGCTCTAGGTGACTGGCACTCTGTGCCCTGTGTCTGACAGGCTGCAGTGTACCATGGGGCTATTGGCACTGCTTATAGTCTAATAATCTTTAGTGgtgactggggggctgcctgtgccagggtgggactggggggctgcctgtgccagggtgggactggggggctgcctgtgccagggtgggactggggggctgcctgtgccagggtgggactggggggctgcctgtgccaGGGTGGGGCTGCCTAAGGGgggactggggggctgcctgtgccaGGGTGGGACTGCCTAAGGGGTGCCAGGGTGGGACTGCCTAAGGGgtgactgggggggctgcctaaggggtgactggggggctgcctaaggggtgactggggggctgcctaaggggtgactggggggctgcctgtgccgggggggctgcctaaggggtgactggggggctgcctgtggcGGGGGGGCTGCCTAAGGGgtgactggggggctgcctgtgccaGGGTGGGGCTGCCTAAGGGGTGACTGGGGGGTTGCCTAAGGGGTGACTGGGGGGCTGCCTAAGGGGTGACTGGGGGGCTGCCTAAGGGGTGACTGGGGGGCTGCCTAAGGGgtgactggggggctgcctgtgccaGGGTGGGGCTGCCtaaggcagcgtttttcaaccactgttccgcggcacactagtgtgccgcgagatgttgcctggagtgccgtaggcagggcaccaatgtactaggggggcactgctgctgggcaccaatgtactaggggggcactgctgctgggcaccaatgtactaggggggcactgctgctgggcaccaatgtactagggggcactgctgctgggcaccaatgtactaggggggcactgctcttggcaccaatgtactaggggggcactgctgctgggcaccaatgtactaggggggcactgctgctgggcaccaatgtactagggggcactgctcttggcaccaatgtactagggggcactgctcttggcaccaatgtactaggggggcactgctgctgggcaccaatgtactaggggggcactgctcttggcaccaatgtactaggggggcactgctgctgggcaccaatgtactaggggggcactgctcttggcaccaatgtactaggggggcactgctgctgggcaccaatgtactagggggcactgctgctgggcaccaatgtactaggggggcactgctgctgggcacagagttaaattttttaacattttctaatggtggtgtgccttgtgatttttttcatgaaacaagtgtgcctttgcccaaaaaaggttgaaaaacactggcctaaggggtgactggggggctgcctgtgccaGGGTGGGGCTGCCTAAGGGGTGACTGGGGGCTGCCTAAGGGGTGACTGGGGGCTGCCTAAGGGgtgactggggggctgcctgtgccaGGGTGGGGCTGCCTAAGGGGTGACTGGGGGCTGCCTAAGGGGTGACTGGGGGCTGCCTAAGGGgtgactggggggctgcctgtgccaGGGTGGGGCTGCCTAAGGGGTGACTGGGGGGCTGCCTAAGGGGTGACTGGGGGCTGCCTAAGGGgtgactggggggctgcctgtgccggggggggggctgcctaaGGGGCACTACAGGGTATAGTAAGCACTGCCCACTTGCCCAGGGCCCTACAGGCTAAATGAAGGGTCGGGGCAGCCTGTAATGGCCCTGAGAGGAGCGGCTAATGAGGCCAAGAGACAGGCGCTGCGGCTTTGTGTGAAACAGCGGCACATGATTGCGGTAGAGACGCAGAACCCCTCGGAGACACAAGGGCCGCAGGGTGCGTTAGAGCCCCGGGCCGGATGGCGGAGGATGGAAGCGGATTGCACACTCACCATCATCTTGCTGAGCGGCGCCGGGTATAGATTCACAGAAGCCGGGTGCTgcagttcccacaatgcaccgGGAAGGCCTTCCGGAACCTTCGGCAGCCAACTACCAACGGCCGAGGGGCTGGGCGATAAGGGGCGTGTTTAGAAGCTGTCGCCTTGACGACGCGGCTCGCCCGGCTAGGGCATGATTTCACCGGTTGCTAAGTTGGATTCTACCCTGTTCGCCCAACGTAGTTATGGTTGTGGCCATGTAATGCGTTCATGCTCAGGCGCAGAGAGGCTGGATAGTCGCACTGGGCTCAGAAATACCTGACAAGCAATGTTTTACTCTCAGTCATGTTGGTACACCCAAACAAGCGGGCTAATTCCGCTACGCCATCTTGGTACACCCAATCCCTCAGCGCGCAAGTGTGCTGTCATTGATCGGTATTAAAGTATTATAATATTTACTTTTGTCTGCCTG contains these protein-coding regions:
- the cct7 gene encoding T-complex protein 1 subunit eta, coding for MMPTPVILLKEGTDTSQGVPQLVSNINACQVIAEAVRTTLGPRGMDKLIVDDRGKATISNDGATILKLLDVVHPAAKTLVDIAKSQDAEVGDGTTSVTLLAAEFMKQVKPYVEEGLHPQIIIRAYRTATQLAVGKIREIAVTVKKEDKEEQRLLLEKCAATALSSKLIALQKDFFAKMVVDAVSLLDDLLQLKMIGIKKVQGGALEDSHLVAGVAFKKTFSYAGFEMQPKKYESPKISLLNVELELKAEKDNAEVRVSNIEDYQAIVDAEWNILYDKLEKIYKSGAKVVLSKLPIGDVATQYFADRDLFCAGRVPEEDLKRTMMACGGSIQTSVNALTDDVLGHCALFEEAQVGGERYNFFTGCPKAKTCTIILRGGAEQFMEETERSLHDAIMIVRRAIKNDSVVAGGGAIEMELSKYLRDYSRTIPGKQQLLIGSYAKALEIIPRQLCDNAGFDATNILNKLRAKHAQGGMWYGVDVNNEDIADNFDACVWEPAIVRINALTAASEAACLVLSVDETIKNPRSSMDGAPAGRGRGRPHHH